The region ACATATACCCACCAAAATCAAATATTGTTCAATATTGTACATTCTTAAAAATATATAAGTCTTAAACACATCATTTATTCCCCTAAAAACACTATACTTATCCATAAAATACTATAAAGCCCAAACAATCTCTTTAAGCTTCACTGGCATAgataaaatatttgaaatatatatGAGGATACTCCAATAAATTATTCTATATAGTTTCCTTCATAATGGCTAGGTGCCTCAATTTAACATTAAGaagcaacaaaataaaaattaagattcatATGATCTTTAGGACTAAAATGTTTTAAAATATTATCTCAAAAATTCATCTTCAAAGAATTAACTATTTAGGTCATTCCATAATATATactttcaaatttaaaattgaaattaaaaaaaaaaggcctAGAGAACAATAAGCAACAACCCCATTAGCCTATAGAAGAATCATTCACTAAATTTCACAATCTTAGTCCATTGATGCATTTTCACACACACTTGGTTTGCATcacaaaaaaggaaagaaaaatataaaaataaacacaaaatccATAATCAAGTAAGAGGTTTCTACAACATTCAAgcacataaataaaataattgttacTGCTGAATCAATAACCAAGCAATTGATTAAACACCACACTCAAAAGAAAGCCTTGCATTCTAATATTGAAAAACAACATAGTTGGAAGtacagagaaaagaaaagaagagaaatatgTAGAGCTTGCAAAATATGTAAGACTTATCAAAGGTTGGCTCAGAAACAATCAATCCATAACAAACTATCCATGTAAACAATAAGAACatgcaaaaaaaaaacaaggaaaTAAAAGCACAAAGTTAGTAAAGTAATGCCAAGAAAGCTAACTTATGATATAAAACTAAGAACACAAATAAGACAAACCTCACAACTCTATTAAACACCAACAAGTATACCATCtattatattttcaataaataaataaataaaagcattcCATCTATTATGCTAGGTACATCTAagttctagaaaaaaaaaaccaacaacTTTATCTGACCAGCAATAAGAATAGAGAAACTCCATGCCAACGGAaaagttttttttcttaaatctATTATACTCCTTGCCATATATATGTCGGAATCTACCACCCAATGTTGAAGTGAAATAATAGTATTTAAAGTTATAACTCAAGGAATTTCCATAAAAAATAGAGGGAAAATACCCCAAATTTAggaaatccaaaaatagaaatcACCAAAACCAGAGTAGGAAGACAATTGTAGAGAAGGccattaaacaaaataaaacatgaaaaaaaTGATATAGATGACAATTGTGAGTTGCTATTTCATATAAATAGCTTATGCAAGCAATAATGACAACCTACACTAACCTATACAAAATCCAAATTTCTAACTTGGAACCATAAAGTTTAAGGAACATATAACTTGGAGTTCCCACATAGATATATCAAAATATTTACACAAAAATTTTAACTTGCATACAAAATTATCAATGGGTTATTCTCTATATGCATGAACTTTCAATTCATTGAATCAATCACACAAAAAGTAGTGAATTCTATCTTTACATATACATATgtactttataattatttataaatatttggCGGACATGAGATGACATGGAGTATGAGATACTAACTCATATGCCTTATCGATTACAAGCGAAGAGTCAGACATGACAAATAATGAGAATACATAGATACTTGAAGGTAGAAAGTTCAACAACTTTAtaagacaaatatatataatgaGCCAAACATGGAATGAGTCACAAATAAAGAAACATAGGCATATATAAAAGATTGACATcatcacaatatatatatatatttttacctcCTCCTTTTGTGTGAATGCATTATCGTGCATCTCTCTTGGGGACTCATCCTTCAAAATCTACAATGTGACAATTAAATTTCAATTGTCAGCGACAAAAggcataaatttaaattattagtCATTCAACATGTTATTTCATAAAGAGTCATTGTACACATAACTAAAGCCTTTTGCCAATAATCGTGGTCAAAATATATAGTCTAACATGATCAGGTGCAAGTCTTTCTcaatcatttttaaaaaaaacttgacAGCCAATTCTATATTTTCAACCTTCATATTTTTTTGTCTCTTGTTAGTTCAGTGGCAAAGATACATTACAGCAAAAACAGATACAATACCACAaaaaaaatgtgtaattaaagataCAATATATTTTCAGCCTTCTTATTTTTTGTCtcttcatatttattttttataatattattgtaGTGACAAAATTCTGTATGGTATGGTATCTAATTATAAACAAGTAGTTCCAAGTATTGGGAACACCCCTCATCTCATTTTATGTGCTACTGTATATATACATAGTATAAataaatgatagaaatatgttgCAATCACCGTGGAGCTCACTCAAGTAGTCACATTAAAAAACTAAAAGACATCATCAATATGGGtacacaaaaatattatataaaataatataagtaTGAAATAAAATTGGAGAGTGAGAAATGAAGTAGGTCTTATAATTATAAGTATGCATAATGAAGAAAGCAAGTTTACCATACATCAAAAGCAAAAAGTCATAAGATATGAGCATTGGAAAAAGAGATGACATTGTTCTATAATTAAGTGGTTCTTCTCAATAATTCATGAAATATAACCAAGAATGAGGCATCAGCGACATAGGTATAAATCAGCAAATAGATGCAATTTTTGGTGAAATGATAGATTAATTCATAAGATATAGTTCCACTAGAATATTAGCATCAAAAGTAGTTAGTTCTAGTACCTATATTAGAAATGATAACGTAGGACAGCAATCAAATAATGTTAAAGCAATATTAAATAGTGCGCAAACTCGCATCttacacatatatacataatatatatatatatgttatatgctatattttccaaaatagctaaTTGTAGAGCTACAAATAAAATGAAGAATGtcaaaatgaaagaataatgATTTTAGCTCAGACTTTTCCTCAAACAAATGgtatgttaaaaaaaatttagtacacttaaatgaattaatccaTGCTATAATACACACCTAGAAAGCACTAGTCGTGTCCACCCAATAATTCAGCAAGCAAACAAAAATATAAAGACAATATACAAATATAAATTCATAAATATAGCTCTACCatcatttgattaaataataccactttattaatttattttgttcgGATGTCACTCATAATATAGAGCAATAAATGGAAAAAGTGAGGATTCCTTCAATGAAAAGGAACAAGTTTCACACTCATAGAATGCATTATGTATCCATCCATGACACTCGAGTCATCTtccaagtctttgaggtaaaagGGATTTTTATTGCAATGCAATATATCCCGATAACTGTTGCCTAGAGaacaagaaaaaaatagaaaaaaaaagaaaacatggaaatatatatatatatatatatatatttattagcaGGAGAAAGCTATACCAACATAATCATGTTAATATATTAGAGTTGTTCAAATTATTCTTCAATATGAAATTAACTAGCAAATGAGGTAACTAGGCATGAAAGTTATAAAACTTAGTTGGATCTATCCGTAGCTTTTGATGGGCGCTAACATAAATTTTGTTTTCCATTTAGGAATTTTTTGCTTAATGAAAACAAACAAAACTtgcataatttttttcaaaacatattttCCCTCTAGAACACTACTTTTCCTATGATATATATGTTATAACTACTACAACAATTGCAGCACAAATAAAACACATAGCACAACAGAATAAAGCATCAAGAGTTACCCTATAAATTTTATCATTTgtataggagcttcactttaagccctaacggcagggctctcagtgtttacaatctgtgaacagttttcagcgcaattttttttatgaccttttatattgtagctatttagagcatcttgcaaattttcagaaaattccgaatagtttacaataccgaaaactaggttcaaacatgttgttgcacgcaaaactaattttttttttatatgcgtggaaaacaacatgtttgaacctagtttttggtaatgtaaactattcggaatattctgaaaatttgcagaatgctctgaatagctacaatatatacagccataaaaaaaatcgcgccgaaaactgttcatagGTGGAGAAACACTAAAAGCCCCACCGATAGAATTTAAAATGAAGCCCGTGTTGAAATTTTttccaataaatatatatatttataaatatttatatgagCCACTAAACAATCCCAAAACTTACCACTATATCTGTTGATACAAATATAGATGGAATCCAGATATTTTCAGTAACTATGATGGAGATAGTTATGTTACAACAAGTACTTTTGCATCCGTTTGTTTTCTCTCTTTGCTTCCTACcgcttcttcttttctttatgtTCACCACCAGAACCAGACTATCATCAAGTGGCAATAACAATTTGCCACCATCGCCACCGAGCTTACCGGTGATTGGAAACCTTCACCAGCTAGGCACTCATCCGCACCGGTTCCTTCGAGCGCTCTCGGACAAGTATGGCCCTCTTATGTTCATGCACTTGGGCCAAGTTCCAACTCTTATCGTTTCATCTGCGGATATGGTCAAAGAGATCATTAAGACTCATGACATCGTTTTCTCCAATCGACCAAACACTTTAGGTGCTGAGATCATGCTTTATGGCGGCAAAGACGTGGCCTTTTCTTCTTATGGTGAATACTGGAGGCTAGCGCGGAAGGTTAGTGTTGTTGAACTTCTAAGCCTCAAACGCGTGAAACTGTTTCAATACGTCAGGGAAGAAGAAGTCGATTTATTGATCAGCATAATACGCAAGGCTTGTTGCTTTGAAGGGTCTGTAAACCTCAGCAAGATGCTTATTGCAACCTCTAATAACATAGTGGCAAGGTGTATGCTTGGGCAGAGAGTTGAGGATGAAAATGGTCAGAGTCGATTTGGGGAGCTGTCCAGAAAGATTATGGTAGATTTTATGGCCTTCAGTGTGGGAGATTTCTTCCCTTTTTTGAGATGGGTTGACGTTCTTAGAGGCTTGAATGGTCGTTTTACAGCAAGCTCTAAAGCATTAGACAGCTTCTTTGATAAAGTGATTCAAGAACACAAGGCAGTAATGAAAAGCAATGATGGTTCTggtcaaaatttgaaagatgattTCGTCGATATTCTTCTCAGAGTTCAGGAGGAAGAGAATCTGACGCTAGAGCACTTGAAAGCAATCTTACTGGTACTTtacatctctctttctctctgtcaAACACAAACACTTGGAAAACTAAGTCCTTTtgatatatgttaaatattttaTAAGTTACAATTAATAGTATTAAACATCTGCAGTCATTGCAGGACATGTTCGTGGGTGGAAGTGATACTACTTCAACAGCATTAGAATGGTTAATGGCAGAGCTTTTAAGAAATCCAAGAGTGATGAAGAAAGCTCAAGAAGAAGTTAGAAAAGTAGTGGGAAACAAGTCAAAGATCGATCCCAATGATATCAACAAAATGAGCTACTTAAGCTGTGTCATCAAAGAAAATCAAAGATTACACCCTTCACTCCCTCTGTTACTTCCTCGTGAAACATCAGCAAGTGTAGAAGTAGGAGGTTACCATGTTCCTGCTAAAACAAGAGTTTTCATCAATGCATGGGCAATTCAAAGAGACCGCAGTATATGGGAAAAGCCAGAGGAGTTCATCCCAGAGAGATTTGAGAACAACCCAATTGACTTAAAAGGTCAAGATCATCATGACTTGGTGGTGTTTGGGTGTGGGAGAAGGGCTTGTCCTGGCATGTCATTTGCTATGGCTAGTATGGAATATGTGGCTGCTAATCTTTTGTACTGGTTTGACTGGGAGTTGTTTGGAAATGGGTCCTCCTCAGATTTGGATATGAGCGAAGTTTATGGGCTTAGTGTTTCAAAGAAAATGGCTCTTCATGTTGTGCCAAAACCTTACTCTCCTTGACATGTCTTATTTTGAGGGttagttttaatattatggtaaTGCTTTATGTGGATTTTGGTGAAGGAAGTGCAAAACAAAACTAGTGTTTTCTACAAAACAAATAGCATCTTACTTTTGTTgcaatatctcttctatataataagtgtatagatatgagaaattattggttttaacagttttttatttttttaatgttaacttttaatataatatttttatatttaacggtagtttgtaaaaacttaaacaaaataaaataaataattaaaaaaattaaaataagatattttttagattttttacaatgataattatttaaaaataataaataattaaacaaattaaaataagatattttaccattataattattttaaaataataaataattaaataaattaaaatatgatattttttagatattttaccatgatgattatttaaaaataataaaatcatacattttataatttaaatcaaATACAATTAAagttaaactcacttattagaataatatcatattaaacatataatataatctattgtgaattagcaataaattattttaaaaaaaactagcaagaaacttaaatttaaaatccacgtataatatttaatattacattaaatatataatatataattttctgTTGTCACTCTTAAATTCAAAAACGAGaagaaacataaacttaaacaaaaatgaataaattataaACAAACGTGCGCATTGCACATTGcttatatctaatatatatatggCTTTGTTGCTTGTTGGTTTAAATTAAGAATTTGTTTATGCaaaaacatataataatataactgaTCAAGAAGGCGATCGAGCTAGTAAGatcatataaaattatatatagcTATCTTTTCTGCAAAATCTcaattattttgttgtttgtaCGCTATTACTTGAATAATGTCCATTATTAACTCAACAATGGGATTTCTCTAtttcattattaatttattatatcaTTAATTTCGTTGCTCTACCGGTAGGGTTGTCTCTGTTTTAGGCACGTGGAAAAactataatctaatttttttatatgatgggtATGCATTGTAGTTATATCAGGCATCCGActaatttttgagaaattctgaataattatgATACCGAAAATAATGTTCAAAATAGTTAGTTGCACACGAAAAAATAATAGGCAAGCGTGCAACTTAtggtttgaactctgttttcggtattgtaaattattcgaattTTTGCGAAAACTGGTGTAATGCCTaatataactacaatgtacactatcatatcaaaaaaaattagataataatttttTCACGTATCGAAAACAAAGTCACCTCCACCGATTAAAGCAAAAGTGGCGCCCCTACTATAAAATTGTTTTATATATCTATATACTAAGTGAGAGCAACGTGAaatgcacatttgcttaattttatttaagaaaattattaattatttttattaagttgttatgactgtcatataaattttaaataaataaacaaaattatatataaaagaattacataaacatattaaaagaaaaattaaaccaaaacattgtttatggttattttttttaaaataaaataatatgataacattttataACGCACACTACTACCCTATTTAAAATATAGACATTCATGATTGTTATctccaaaatttcagttcgatgacgtgacagtcagaagtgacaagtgacaatgcatggtcagtaaatgacacattaatagtcaataaatgtgttggctcttcggagttgtgatattactggtcatgaaaattatttatctggtttggaagtgatttgaccgaccaggtagaatttttgtccgaTTGGTAAAGATTTTTTACTGACCAGCAAAATGTtatggccgaccagtggagtattttggccgaccagtcatttattttggccgaccagtcatgtgttttgcctgaccagtaaagtgttttgctagaccagagatgtgtcatgctagaccagaggtattctagaggagtgctttgcctataccgaccagatgtgtgctagaggtgtgctttgtTGACGAGAGGTGCTTGCTTATGTCGACtggtgagttgtcttggccgaccagtcacttcggggatggatttggtcggaCTACgaatcagaatctcagaagttaccgtctagtgactcttcagtaaaacctcagtaacagcttcaacccgaatcattcttaactgctgcgggaatctctcagatatcccggaataatagctatattattgt is a window of Humulus lupulus chromosome 4, drHumLupu1.1, whole genome shotgun sequence DNA encoding:
- the LOC133828883 gene encoding phenylacetaldehyde oxime monooxygenase CYP71AN24-like, with protein sequence MFTTRTRLSSSGNNNLPPSPPSLPVIGNLHQLGTHPHRFLRALSDKYGPLMFMHLGQVPTLIVSSADMVKEIIKTHDIVFSNRPNTLGAEIMLYGGKDVAFSSYGEYWRLARKVSVVELLSLKRVKLFQYVREEEVDLLISIIRKACCFEGSVNLSKMLIATSNNIVARCMLGQRVEDENGQSRFGELSRKIMVDFMAFSVGDFFPFLRWVDVLRGLNGRFTASSKALDSFFDKVIQEHKAVMKSNDGSGQNLKDDFVDILLRVQEEENLTLEHLKAILLDMFVGGSDTTSTALEWLMAELLRNPRVMKKAQEEVRKVVGNKSKIDPNDINKMSYLSCVIKENQRLHPSLPLLLPRETSASVEVGGYHVPAKTRVFINAWAIQRDRSIWEKPEEFIPERFENNPIDLKGQDHHDLVVFGCGRRACPGMSFAMASMEYVAANLLYWFDWELFGNGSSSDLDMSEVYGLSVSKKMALHVVPKPYSP